A stretch of the Streptosporangium sp. NBC_01755 genome encodes the following:
- a CDS encoding enoyl-CoA hydratase-related protein, with translation MVNEVQVARDLYVALKAGDRDRLSELLHPSFVARTTEGLPLGLGGVYHGVEETWREFWGRIGENFRVRAEPQGFHPLTDGGLLVTGGYVGKARATDAGVDAAFAHLLRFTGDQVSELIQYTDSARWAQALDAGPKAEAAPRRELSVVDFELNDGLARIRLNRPAARNALDLDMALDLNEVSLRCAESFDLRAVLLTGEGPAFTVGGDVKLFASTEHAELPALVHQMIGPYHEALDRLARLDAPIVCAVHGAAAGGGLGLMHCADLVLAAEGTKFALGFSALGLSGDGGSTWFLPRMIGSRRAAELFFQPRVLTAREAEEWGLVSRVVADDALEGEALTAARRLAAGPTRAFAELRHLLRAGWDNTLTEQLLAEQGAQERTAATADAAEGVAAFKSKREPDFHGR, from the coding sequence ATGGTGAACGAAGTACAGGTGGCTCGCGATCTCTACGTCGCCCTGAAGGCCGGCGACCGGGATCGGCTGTCGGAGTTGCTGCATCCGAGCTTCGTGGCCAGGACCACCGAGGGCCTGCCCCTGGGACTGGGCGGTGTTTACCACGGCGTCGAGGAGACGTGGAGGGAGTTCTGGGGCCGTATCGGAGAGAACTTCCGCGTTCGCGCCGAGCCGCAGGGTTTCCACCCGCTCACCGACGGGGGCCTCCTCGTGACCGGCGGATACGTGGGGAAGGCCCGTGCCACCGACGCCGGGGTCGACGCGGCGTTCGCCCACCTACTCCGGTTCACCGGGGATCAGGTCTCCGAGCTGATCCAGTACACCGACAGCGCCCGCTGGGCACAGGCGCTGGACGCGGGCCCCAAGGCGGAAGCGGCTCCCCGCAGGGAACTGTCGGTCGTCGACTTCGAGCTGAACGACGGCCTGGCCAGGATCCGGCTCAACCGGCCGGCCGCGCGCAACGCCCTCGACCTCGACATGGCGCTCGACCTGAATGAGGTGTCCCTGCGCTGTGCCGAGTCCTTCGACCTGCGCGCGGTGCTGCTGACCGGTGAGGGGCCGGCCTTCACCGTGGGCGGGGACGTCAAGCTGTTCGCCTCGACCGAACACGCGGAGCTACCCGCGCTGGTCCACCAGATGATCGGGCCCTACCACGAGGCACTCGACCGGCTGGCCCGGCTGGACGCGCCCATCGTGTGTGCTGTCCACGGCGCCGCGGCCGGGGGCGGGCTCGGCCTGATGCACTGCGCGGACCTCGTACTCGCGGCCGAGGGCACCAAGTTCGCCCTCGGCTTCAGCGCCCTCGGTCTGTCCGGTGACGGAGGCAGCACCTGGTTCCTGCCCCGGATGATCGGATCGCGGCGGGCGGCGGAGCTGTTCTTCCAGCCGCGTGTGCTGACCGCCCGCGAGGCTGAGGAGTGGGGGCTCGTCTCACGTGTCGTCGCGGACGACGCGCTCGAGGGCGAGGCTCTCACCGCCGCCAGGCGGCTCGCCGCGGGCCCGACCCGTGCCTTCGCGGAACTGCGGCATCTCCTGCGCGCCGGCTGGGACAACACTCTGACCGAGCAACTGCTCGCCGAGCAGGGGGCACAGGAGCGGACGGCTGCCACAGCCGACGCGGCCGAGGGCGTGGCCGCCTTCAAAAGCAAGCGCGAACCCGACTTCCACGGACGGTAA
- a CDS encoding aromatic ring-hydroxylating oxygenase subunit alpha: MTVQYSELIQPERVHGSLYTDPSIFAEELERIWYRTWVCVGHVSEVARPGDYVRKNVAAQDVIMTRSADGEVGLLLNRCAHRGNLVCEDRRGNSSSFRCPYHGWTYRNTGELLGYPYNQGYGGKNKLELGLGRVPRVDIYQGFVFASFAAEGPTLKEHLGAAAGELDRLARLSPEGEVELTAGWLRHRAKANWKLLVENETDGYHPQFVHGSVFSVTGSPIGALYSDKSTAVTRDLGGGHSENDLRPEFRRAARPMGWFGTSEARVPDYVAKMRALHGEQAEEILIEGAPHVMVFPNLFIAEISVFTIQPTAVDETVQNVTAVQLKGAPEMNRRLLSQCVGSVGPAGMLLADDSEMYERNQRGMAARRPEWLDIRRGVGRERIDENGFRIGAANDETGMRGFWAHYRGLMEEGAAQ; this comes from the coding sequence GTGACCGTCCAGTACTCGGAGCTGATCCAGCCCGAGAGGGTGCACGGTTCGCTGTACACCGACCCGAGCATCTTCGCGGAAGAGCTCGAACGGATCTGGTACCGCACCTGGGTGTGCGTCGGGCACGTGAGCGAGGTGGCGCGGCCCGGCGACTACGTGCGCAAGAACGTCGCCGCCCAGGACGTCATCATGACCAGGAGCGCGGACGGCGAGGTCGGCCTGCTGCTCAACCGGTGCGCGCACCGGGGCAACCTGGTCTGCGAGGACCGGCGGGGCAACTCCAGCTCGTTTCGCTGCCCCTACCACGGCTGGACCTACCGCAACACCGGTGAGCTGCTCGGCTACCCCTACAACCAGGGGTACGGCGGTAAGAACAAGCTCGAACTCGGTCTCGGCCGGGTGCCCCGGGTGGACATCTACCAGGGCTTCGTGTTCGCCAGCTTCGCCGCCGAGGGGCCGACCCTGAAGGAGCACCTCGGCGCCGCGGCGGGCGAGCTGGACCGGCTGGCCAGGCTCTCCCCGGAGGGAGAGGTCGAGCTCACCGCCGGCTGGCTCAGGCACCGTGCCAAGGCGAACTGGAAGCTGCTGGTCGAGAACGAGACCGACGGCTACCACCCGCAGTTCGTGCACGGCTCGGTGTTCAGCGTCACCGGCAGCCCCATCGGAGCCCTCTACAGCGACAAGTCGACAGCCGTCACCCGTGACCTCGGCGGCGGCCACAGCGAGAACGACCTGCGCCCGGAGTTCCGCAGGGCCGCCCGCCCCATGGGCTGGTTCGGCACCTCCGAGGCCAGGGTCCCCGACTACGTGGCGAAGATGCGCGCGCTCCACGGCGAGCAGGCCGAGGAGATCCTCATCGAGGGCGCGCCGCACGTCATGGTCTTCCCCAACCTGTTCATCGCCGAGATCAGCGTTTTCACGATCCAGCCGACGGCGGTCGACGAGACCGTGCAGAACGTCACCGCGGTGCAGCTCAAGGGCGCCCCGGAGATGAACCGCAGGCTGCTCTCGCAGTGCGTCGGCTCGGTCGGCCCCGCGGGCATGCTGCTGGCCGACGACTCGGAGATGTACGAGCGCAACCAGCGCGGCATGGCCGCCCGGCGGCCCGAATGGCTCGACATCCGCCGCGGCGTGGGCCGCGAGCGCATCGACGAGAACGGTTTCCGGATCGGCGCCGCCAACGACGAGACCGGGATGCGCGGCTTCTGGGCGCACTACCGGGGCCTGATGGAGGAGGGGGCCGCGCAGTGA
- a CDS encoding acetyl-CoA hydrolase/transferase family protein, translating to MAEILERAGRLDLVAHIRPGDAVIWGQACAEPLTLTERLIEQRAEIGGLRCFLGLPASDTIRPEHADHLSFLSYCGGGGNRALHRAGVLDILPCHYSTLPDLIESGALPVDVALVQLSPADGAGRHSLGMADDYLSAAIDRARVVIAEVNDQVPWTHGTRTLTAADLDVIVFTSRPPAEIVKSVPGDAEERVAGHVAGLIEDGATLQLGLGALPEAIVARLADRRDLGVHSGQIGDAVADLMEAGVITGARKTVGRGRTVTGTLMGTSRLFRYADGNPAIELRDTRHTHDPEVLAAQERLVAINSAIEVDLSGQINAEVARGSYVGAVGGAIDFLRGAARSRGGLPIVALTSTAKSASRIVANLRGPVSTSRADAGIIVTEYGVADLRGLSLEERRARMLAIAHPDHRTALEKESCP from the coding sequence ATGGCTGAGATCCTCGAAAGAGCCGGTCGGCTGGACCTGGTGGCCCACATCCGGCCCGGTGACGCGGTCATCTGGGGACAGGCCTGCGCCGAGCCGCTCACCCTGACCGAGCGGCTCATCGAGCAGCGTGCCGAGATCGGCGGCCTCCGGTGCTTCCTCGGACTGCCCGCCTCGGACACGATCCGCCCGGAGCACGCCGACCACCTGTCGTTCCTTTCCTACTGCGGTGGCGGCGGTAACCGTGCGCTGCACCGGGCCGGCGTCCTGGACATCCTGCCGTGTCACTACTCGACACTGCCGGATCTCATCGAGAGCGGGGCCCTTCCCGTCGACGTCGCCCTGGTCCAGCTCTCGCCCGCGGACGGCGCCGGGCGCCACAGCCTCGGCATGGCCGACGACTACCTGTCCGCCGCGATCGACAGGGCCCGCGTGGTCATCGCGGAGGTGAACGACCAGGTGCCCTGGACGCACGGGACGCGCACGCTGACCGCCGCCGACCTGGACGTGATCGTGTTCACCTCCCGGCCGCCCGCCGAGATCGTCAAGAGTGTGCCCGGTGACGCGGAGGAGCGTGTCGCCGGGCACGTCGCCGGCCTGATCGAGGACGGTGCGACCCTGCAGCTCGGGCTTGGCGCCCTGCCCGAGGCGATCGTCGCCCGGCTGGCCGACCGCCGTGACCTCGGTGTCCACTCCGGCCAGATCGGGGACGCCGTCGCCGACCTGATGGAGGCCGGAGTGATCACGGGCGCCCGCAAGACCGTCGGCCGGGGCCGTACGGTCACCGGAACGCTGATGGGAACGTCGCGGTTGTTCCGTTATGCCGACGGCAATCCGGCGATCGAGCTGCGCGACACCCGCCACACCCACGACCCCGAGGTGCTCGCGGCTCAGGAGCGCCTCGTCGCGATCAACTCGGCGATCGAGGTCGACCTGTCCGGTCAGATCAACGCCGAGGTCGCGCGCGGCTCGTATGTCGGCGCCGTCGGAGGTGCGATCGACTTCCTGCGCGGGGCGGCCCGCTCCCGGGGCGGCCTGCCCATCGTGGCGCTGACCTCCACCGCGAAGAGCGCCAGCCGGATCGTGGCGAACCTGAGGGGGCCGGTCAGCACGTCCCGCGCCGACGCCGGGATCATCGTCACCGAGTACGGAGTGGCCGACCTGCGCGGGCTGTCCCTGGAGGAGCGGCGCGCCCGGATGCTCGCCATCGCCCACCCCGACCATCGCACCGCGCTTGAGAAGGAGAGCTGTCCATGA
- a CDS encoding aromatic-ring-hydroxylating dioxygenase subunit beta, which translates to MSSLEPGEIERFLYREARLADEHDYDGWEALWTDDALYWVPAGGPDVDPESQMSVIYDNRSRIRTRISQLKTGKRYSQSPPSNMRRLISNVEVVAVEGTDTVAEANFVLVESRERGTTLWSGRATYRLRRVEDDIRLAYKKVVLVNSAEALSTLAFLI; encoded by the coding sequence GTGAGCAGTCTGGAACCCGGTGAGATCGAGCGCTTCCTCTATCGCGAGGCACGGCTCGCCGACGAGCACGACTACGACGGATGGGAGGCCCTGTGGACCGACGACGCGCTCTACTGGGTGCCCGCCGGAGGCCCCGACGTGGACCCCGAGTCGCAGATGTCGGTCATCTACGACAACCGCAGCCGCATCAGGACGCGAATCAGCCAGCTCAAGACGGGTAAGCGCTACTCCCAGTCGCCGCCGTCGAACATGCGGCGGCTGATCTCCAACGTCGAGGTGGTCGCGGTCGAGGGGACCGACACCGTGGCCGAGGCGAACTTCGTGCTCGTCGAGTCCCGCGAGCGGGGGACCACCCTGTGGTCGGGCCGCGCCACCTACCGGCTGCGCCGCGTCGAGGACGACATCCGGCTGGCCTACAAGAAGGTGGTCCTGGTGAACAGCGCGGAGGCGCTTTCCACCCTGGCCTTCCTCATCTGA
- a CDS encoding class I adenylate-forming enzyme family protein, whose translation MIPSVEERRARLSERFPEWTPLTLDGRLERCAQEFGDRPLVLTDERTLGYAEAAEWSARLADGLAALGVRPGDRVGLLMANYLEFVPLKFAIAKAGAVAIPFNYLYRQDELAYVLAQSECNVLITMTGFAGLDYLDMLDAVAPGWEREGGETLPELRQVVLLPTDGRTREGVLTVDGLGELGAGAPGAAAPGTRTPDDLGDILYTSGTTGSPKGVMVTHDAVQRTAYASALSRAFEDGRRILFSLPCYHMFGYVEGLLAAMMVGGAIIPQTAFSPAGYFEGIERHRATEILCVPTMTVALLEHPDRLTRDLSSLFAMLSGAAPSPIWLWERVRAELGVTELVTGYGMTECGGAMTMSLPEDPLERASATVGRPKLAGVAGLPGDVCVYRTVDPVTGEFLPAGTEGELVSTGPTHMLGFWNKPEESALALRDGWVYSGDLGIVREDGYLVLTGRSKELYKSGGELVMPKEIEDLLTARPGISQAYAIGVPDDRWGETGCVWIVPEPGAKLDADEIIAFCKENLARFKVPKHVLFAEPSELPTTPTGKIQKFRLVQQAKARIEGGKS comes from the coding sequence GTGATCCCGAGCGTCGAAGAGCGTCGTGCGCGGCTGAGTGAGCGTTTCCCCGAGTGGACGCCGCTCACCCTTGACGGTCGACTGGAGCGCTGCGCGCAGGAGTTCGGCGACCGTCCCCTCGTGCTGACCGACGAGCGGACCCTCGGCTACGCCGAGGCCGCCGAGTGGTCGGCGCGGCTGGCGGACGGGCTGGCGGCGCTCGGGGTCCGGCCGGGCGACCGGGTCGGTCTGCTGATGGCCAACTACCTGGAGTTCGTCCCGCTGAAGTTCGCGATCGCCAAGGCCGGCGCGGTCGCCATCCCCTTCAACTACCTGTACCGGCAGGATGAGCTCGCCTACGTCCTGGCCCAGTCCGAGTGCAACGTGCTGATCACCATGACCGGTTTCGCCGGGCTGGACTATCTGGACATGCTCGACGCCGTCGCCCCCGGCTGGGAGCGCGAAGGCGGCGAGACGCTGCCGGAGCTGCGCCAGGTCGTGCTGCTCCCCACCGACGGGCGGACCCGCGAGGGGGTGCTGACCGTGGACGGCCTCGGCGAGCTGGGCGCGGGCGCACCCGGCGCGGCCGCACCCGGAACGCGGACCCCCGACGATCTCGGGGACATCCTCTACACCTCGGGCACCACCGGCTCGCCCAAGGGGGTGATGGTAACCCACGACGCGGTGCAGCGCACCGCCTACGCCTCCGCGCTGAGCAGGGCCTTCGAGGACGGCCGGCGCATCCTGTTCTCGCTGCCCTGCTACCACATGTTCGGCTACGTCGAGGGCCTGCTCGCGGCCATGATGGTGGGCGGGGCGATCATCCCGCAGACCGCGTTCAGCCCGGCCGGCTACTTCGAGGGGATCGAGCGCCACCGGGCCACCGAGATCCTGTGCGTGCCGACCATGACCGTCGCGCTGCTCGAGCACCCCGACCGGCTCACCCGTGACCTGTCCTCGCTGTTCGCCATGCTGTCCGGTGCCGCGCCCTCGCCGATCTGGCTCTGGGAGCGGGTCCGCGCCGAGCTCGGCGTCACCGAGCTGGTCACCGGCTACGGCATGACCGAGTGCGGTGGGGCGATGACGATGTCCCTGCCCGAGGACCCGCTGGAGCGCGCCTCCGCCACCGTCGGCCGGCCCAAGCTCGCCGGCGTCGCCGGGCTCCCCGGCGACGTCTGCGTCTACCGGACCGTCGACCCGGTGACGGGGGAGTTCCTGCCGGCCGGCACCGAGGGCGAACTCGTCTCCACCGGGCCGACGCACATGCTGGGCTTCTGGAACAAGCCCGAGGAGAGCGCGCTCGCCCTGCGGGACGGCTGGGTGTACTCGGGTGACCTCGGCATCGTCCGAGAGGACGGCTACCTGGTGCTCACCGGCCGCAGCAAGGAGCTCTACAAGAGCGGTGGCGAGCTGGTGATGCCCAAGGAGATCGAGGATCTGCTCACCGCGCGGCCGGGGATCAGCCAGGCGTACGCGATCGGCGTGCCCGACGACAGGTGGGGCGAGACCGGCTGCGTCTGGATCGTTCCAGAGCCGGGAGCGAAGCTCGACGCGGACGAGATCATCGCGTTCTGCAAGGAGAACCTGGCCCGTTTCAAGGTGCCCAAGCACGTGCTCTTCGCGGAGCCGTCGGAGCTGCCGACCACGCCGACCGGAAAAATCCAGAAATTTCGGCTTGTTCAGCAGGCCAAGGCACGTATTGAAGGAGGGAAATCGTGA
- a CDS encoding OB-fold domain-containing protein yields MNTPKGIVAYATYLPRHRLRHADLGAALGTGGGTGSRVAASFDEDSTTLGIEAARRLPRGGERPGAIFFATTSPAYLDKTNAAAVHAALGLGADGFAVDLAGSARSGTGALLAAAASGGLAVLADVRTGLPGSADERDGADGAAAFLFGDPDEAIAEIVARVSVTAEFLDRWRTPDEPAARRWEERFGLESYLPLVTEAGRRALAEADVAVPDHVVLSSPNPLVARRGAALFPARVPAGRTPGHAGAADVGLSLAEVLDRAAPGETVLLLAAVDGCDALVLRATDRIEGGRQAHPISAQLAAGRDVSYTAYLTWRGLLDREAPRRPEPEVAAGPPSARSQAWKFAFTGSRCRGCGFVHLPPARVCKGCGAVDEMEPRPLSGVRGTVVTFTADRLAYSPSPPLIDVVVDFDGGGRYTMELADAAPDEVEIGMRVETTFRRLHTTQGVHNYFWKARPVEDER; encoded by the coding sequence GTGAACACGCCGAAGGGGATCGTGGCGTACGCCACCTACCTGCCCAGGCACCGGCTGCGGCACGCGGACCTGGGCGCCGCGCTGGGCACCGGGGGCGGCACCGGATCACGGGTGGCCGCCTCGTTCGACGAGGACAGCACCACCCTGGGGATCGAGGCCGCGCGACGGCTGCCGCGCGGGGGAGAACGGCCCGGGGCGATCTTCTTCGCCACCACCTCGCCCGCCTACCTCGACAAGACCAACGCCGCGGCCGTGCACGCGGCCCTCGGCCTGGGCGCCGACGGCTTCGCGGTGGACCTGGCCGGGTCGGCGCGGTCCGGCACCGGCGCGCTGCTCGCCGCCGCCGCGAGCGGGGGCCTGGCCGTACTCGCCGACGTGCGGACCGGCCTGCCGGGCTCGGCCGACGAGCGCGACGGGGCCGACGGGGCCGCGGCGTTCCTGTTCGGCGACCCCGATGAGGCGATCGCCGAGATCGTGGCCCGGGTGTCGGTGACCGCGGAGTTCCTTGACCGCTGGCGCACGCCGGACGAGCCGGCCGCCCGCCGCTGGGAGGAGCGTTTCGGGCTGGAGAGCTACCTGCCGCTGGTGACGGAGGCAGGACGGCGGGCCCTCGCGGAGGCGGACGTCGCCGTCCCCGACCACGTGGTGCTCTCCTCGCCGAACCCGCTGGTGGCCAGGCGGGGGGCCGCGCTGTTCCCCGCGCGGGTTCCGGCGGGAAGGACGCCGGGTCACGCGGGCGCGGCGGACGTCGGGCTGAGCCTGGCGGAGGTCCTGGACCGGGCGGCGCCGGGCGAGACCGTCCTGCTGCTCGCCGCCGTGGACGGCTGCGACGCGCTGGTGCTGCGGGCCACCGACCGCATCGAGGGCGGGCGCCAGGCCCACCCGATCTCGGCGCAGCTCGCCGCCGGGCGAGATGTCTCGTACACCGCCTATCTCACCTGGCGCGGCCTGCTGGACCGGGAGGCGCCCCGGCGACCGGAACCCGAGGTGGCCGCGGGGCCGCCCTCGGCCCGGTCGCAGGCCTGGAAGTTCGCGTTCACCGGGTCGCGGTGCCGCGGCTGCGGTTTCGTCCACCTGCCCCCGGCGCGGGTCTGCAAGGGCTGCGGAGCCGTGGACGAGATGGAGCCGCGCCCGCTGTCGGGCGTGCGGGGCACGGTCGTCACCTTCACGGCCGACCGGCTGGCGTACTCTCCCTCGCCGCCGCTGATCGACGTCGTGGTCGACTTCGACGGCGGCGGGCGGTACACGATGGAGCTGGCCGACGCCGCCCCGGACGAGGTGGAGATCGGGATGCGGGTGGAGACGACGTTCCGCAGGCTCCACACGACCCAGGGAGTGCACAACTACTTCTGGAAGGCACGGCCCGTGGAGGACGAGCGATGA
- a CDS encoding acetyl-CoA C-acetyltransferase: MRRAAIVAPVRTPVGAFGGTLRPVPVEDLAATVIRAVVERSGIDPERIEDVAMAQSYANSETPCVGRWAALHAGLPVAVPGFQIDRRCGGGLQAVVTAAMMVQTGAADVVVAGGVESMSNVEHYSTQVRWGSRSGGVRLHDRLDRGRERSQPEGRFGRISGMIETAENIARRYGITREVADDYAAGSHRRAAAAWEAGAFDDEIVGVQVPVRRGDPVMFERDEGIRPDSTPETLAGLRTLMPGGTVTAGNSSQQNDAAAACLVVAEDRLDELGLEPLGFLVGWAAAGCEPATMGLGPVPAVARLFAATGVTFDDIDLVELNEAFACQVLGVVKGWGFSGPAELSDRLNVNGSGISLGHPIAATGVRMLTTMLHELRRRGGGYGLETMCVGGGQGMAALFEGVS, translated from the coding sequence ATGAGAAGAGCCGCGATCGTCGCCCCGGTCCGCACGCCGGTCGGTGCCTTCGGCGGAACCCTGCGCCCGGTGCCGGTGGAGGATCTGGCCGCCACGGTCATCAGGGCCGTCGTCGAGCGCTCGGGCATCGACCCCGAGCGGATCGAGGACGTGGCGATGGCCCAGTCCTACGCCAACTCCGAGACGCCGTGCGTGGGCCGCTGGGCCGCCCTGCACGCGGGCCTGCCGGTCGCCGTCCCCGGCTTCCAGATCGACCGGCGCTGCGGCGGCGGGCTGCAGGCCGTGGTCACCGCCGCGATGATGGTGCAGACCGGAGCCGCCGACGTGGTGGTGGCCGGCGGCGTGGAGAGCATGAGCAACGTCGAGCACTACTCCACCCAGGTCCGCTGGGGCAGCCGCTCCGGCGGTGTGCGGTTGCACGACCGGCTGGACCGGGGCCGTGAGCGGTCCCAGCCCGAAGGGCGCTTCGGCCGGATCTCCGGGATGATCGAGACGGCCGAGAACATCGCCCGCCGGTACGGGATCACCCGCGAGGTGGCCGACGACTACGCCGCGGGCAGCCACCGCCGGGCCGCCGCGGCCTGGGAGGCCGGAGCCTTCGACGACGAGATCGTCGGAGTCCAGGTGCCGGTGCGGCGCGGCGATCCGGTCATGTTCGAGCGCGACGAGGGCATCCGCCCGGACAGCACCCCCGAGACGCTGGCCGGGCTGCGGACCCTGATGCCGGGCGGGACCGTGACCGCGGGCAACTCCAGCCAGCAGAACGACGCCGCCGCGGCCTGCCTGGTGGTGGCCGAGGACAGGCTGGACGAGCTCGGGCTGGAGCCGCTGGGATTCCTGGTCGGCTGGGCGGCGGCCGGCTGCGAACCGGCCACCATGGGACTCGGCCCGGTGCCGGCCGTGGCCAGGCTGTTCGCCGCGACCGGCGTGACGTTCGACGACATCGACCTGGTGGAGCTGAACGAGGCGTTCGCCTGCCAGGTGCTCGGCGTCGTCAAGGGCTGGGGGTTCTCCGGCCCGGCCGAGCTGAGCGACCGGCTGAACGTCAACGGCTCCGGCATCTCGCTCGGGCACCCGATCGCCGCGACCGGGGTGCGCATGCTCACCACGATGCTGCACGAGCTGCGCCGGAGGGGTGGCGGGTACGGCCTGGAGACCATGTGCGTCGGCGGCGGCCAGGGCATGGCCGCCCTCTTCGAGGGAGTCTCGTGA
- a CDS encoding acetyl-CoA acetyltransferase, which translates to MSARGIKDRVAIVAMGCTRFGEHWTSSTDDLLIDAVRECMTAVPGTDLADVEAFWLGTLGSGQSGLTLSRALALDYRPVTRVENYCATGSEAFRNACYAVASGAYDRVMAVGVEKLKDSGFSGLTRMDPPGDGTAAENTLTAPAAFSLLDPAYCARYGVDPAGMRAAMTHVAWKNHANGALNPKAQYRAQVSKEKIAAAPLVAGRLGVFDCSGVSDGAACALIVRAEDAHLYTDHPVYVKALALTAAPGRAAMDPGYDYTTFPEVVRSAQDAYRQAGVTDPRTEISLAEVHDCFTPTELVLMEDLGFAECGEAWRDALDGAFELGGRLPVNPDGGLKSFGHPVGASGLRMLYECWLQFRGEAGRRQLSDPRLALTHNLGGRPGGCVSFVSVVGSELG; encoded by the coding sequence ATGAGCGCAAGGGGAATCAAGGACCGGGTCGCGATCGTGGCCATGGGGTGCACCAGGTTCGGCGAGCACTGGACCTCCTCCACCGACGATCTGCTGATCGACGCCGTGCGGGAGTGCATGACCGCGGTACCGGGCACGGACCTGGCGGATGTGGAGGCGTTCTGGCTCGGCACGCTCGGCTCGGGGCAGTCCGGCCTCACCCTCAGCCGCGCGCTCGCCCTGGACTACCGGCCGGTCACCCGGGTGGAGAACTACTGCGCGACCGGTTCGGAGGCATTCCGCAACGCCTGCTACGCGGTGGCGTCCGGAGCCTACGACCGGGTCATGGCGGTCGGGGTGGAGAAGCTCAAGGACTCGGGTTTCTCCGGGCTGACCCGGATGGACCCGCCGGGAGACGGCACGGCCGCGGAGAACACCCTCACCGCACCGGCCGCCTTCTCGCTGCTCGACCCGGCCTACTGCGCGAGGTACGGCGTCGACCCCGCGGGGATGCGGGCGGCCATGACCCATGTGGCCTGGAAGAACCACGCCAACGGGGCGCTCAACCCCAAGGCGCAGTACCGTGCCCAGGTGTCCAAGGAGAAGATCGCCGCGGCGCCGCTGGTGGCCGGGCGACTCGGGGTGTTCGACTGCTCGGGGGTCTCCGACGGCGCCGCCTGCGCACTGATCGTCCGTGCCGAGGACGCCCACCTCTACACCGACCACCCGGTGTATGTGAAGGCATTGGCGCTGACGGCGGCGCCGGGACGCGCGGCGATGGATCCCGGCTACGACTACACGACCTTTCCCGAAGTGGTGCGGAGCGCCCAGGACGCCTACCGGCAGGCCGGGGTCACCGATCCGCGCACCGAGATCTCGCTGGCCGAGGTGCACGACTGCTTCACGCCCACCGAGCTGGTGCTGATGGAGGACCTGGGCTTCGCCGAGTGTGGCGAGGCGTGGCGCGACGCCCTCGACGGCGCCTTCGAACTCGGCGGACGGCTGCCGGTCAACCCGGACGGCGGCCTGAAGTCCTTCGGCCACCCGGTCGGCGCGAGCGGGCTGCGGATGCTCTACGAGTGCTGGCTGCAGTTCCGCGGTGAGGCCGGGCGGCGGCAGTTGAGCGACCCCAGGCTCGCTCTCACCCACAACCTGGGCGGTCGCCCGGGCGGCTGTGTGTCCTTCGTCTCGGTGGTCGGTTCCGAGCTCGGCTGA